From Scomber scombrus chromosome 6, fScoSco1.1, whole genome shotgun sequence, the proteins below share one genomic window:
- the cfap161 gene encoding cilia- and flagella-associated protein 161, which translates to MAHVRTYRTNVRIGNWNEDLRLQEDAMKEYLEKKQRGELSTQKVDFLKQNILRPVNLAVTKDGGLHFGDVVMLVNMGGENRECSVLSINADINGLTKSPSPSIQDPCGISAGSGIQPCTRTAFIITSVDGCPEGSPLHFEQSFSLKTTSGFARGLYLTSDLKNFQKCAKKSRLQEVNLTDDDSFLSCWKAVHFDPQERLEYEGQCVPANVKVLIIHCKTNQALAVLGDHVLWTTYGKEYEVTAHTFLDSHKAEQDNNHWILCTSDPGGEGLVLLNRPQSEAQDVELTQANTDI; encoded by the exons ATGGCTCATGTGAGAACATATCGCACAAACGTGAGAATTGGTAACTGGAATGAGGACCTGCGCTTACAGGAG GATGCAATGAAAGAATAcctggagaaaaaacagagggGCGAGCTTTCTACCCAGAAAGTAGACTTcctcaaacaaaacattttgagaCCG GTGAATCTCGCTGTGACGAAGGATGGAGGATTGCACTTTGGGGATGTTGTGATGTTGGTGAACATGGGAGGAGAAAACAGGGAGTGTAGCGTATTAAGCATTAACGCAGACATTAATGGTTTGACAAAGAGTCCTTCGCCCAGCATTCAAGATCCATGTGGAATTAGTGCTGGGAGTGGTATTCAGCCCTGCACACGCACTGCTTTCATCATTACCAG TGTAGATGGATGTCCTGAAGGATCACCTCTGCATTTTGAGCAAAGTTTTTCCCTGAAAACAACAAGTGGCTTTGCCAGGGGT CTTTACTTGACGAGCGACTTGAAGAATTTTCAAAAG TGTGCAAAAAAGTCCCGCCTCCAGGAAGTAAACCTGACTGACGATGACTCCTTTCTGTCGTGCTGGAAAGCAGTGCACTTTGATCCTCAGGAGAGGCTTGAATATGAGGGTCAGTGTGTCCCT gcaaATGTGAAAGTGCTGATCATACACTGCAAGACCAACCAGGCTCTTGCTGTTCTGGGTGATCATGTCCTTTG GACCACATATGGCAAAGAGTATGAGGTGACAGCTCACACTTTCCTGGACTCCCACAAAGCTGAACAAGACAACAACCACTGGATACTGTGTACCTCAGACCCTGGAGGAGAGGGGCTCGTACTTCTCAACCGCCCACAGTCAGAAGCTCAGGATGTAGAGctcacacaggcaaacacagaCATCTGA
- the LOC133982058 gene encoding high affinity choline transporter 1-like, translated as MAVDVPGLVAVLGFYIVILVIGIWASRKSKKEEKTCTGNKSEITIVGGRNINVLVGVFTMTATWVGGGYIMGTAEAVYSPAQGLIWAIGPPAYFTNFILGGLFFAKPMRSKRYVTMLDPFQHRYGNMFTTVLLLPALVADILWVACILAALGGTMSIILGLSSTLSIIISAAVSIIYTFLGGLYSVAYTDIIQLTFIFFSLWLCIPFLILSPAVTDISQTAFVNQSSGNSWLGELELADAGKWADELLLLALGGLAYQALHQRILSAASSAQAQFTCFAAAGTIFVMGIPSVIIGAVAASADWNQTEYGLPPPYERGEAGKILPLALHYLTPTWVSVLGIGSVAAAVMSSMDSALLSSASMFTQNIYKTTLRKQASERELQWVIRVSVLLVGLAGTGLAFGGGSVFSLWLVSGDLLYCTLLPQLISVLHFHSANTYGAISGFVVGVLLRLLSGEPLLGIPPLLLFPGWREKDGVITQYFPYRTLTMLASQMCIIIVSWLIELGFRHQLIPQSWDLLGVFEEKKEEEGEKIPDTQEAKNFIHNTKL; from the exons ATGGCAGTGGACGTCCCTGGACTGGTGGCCGTGCTGGGCTTTTATATAGTAATCCTGGTCATAGGGATCTGGGCATCTCGAAAATccaagaaagaggagaagacaTGTACTGGCAACAAGAGTGAAATTACTATTGTTGGTGGCCGCAACATCAATGTCCTGGTTGGAGTTTTCACCATGACGG CTACGTGGGTTGGTGGAGGTTACATTATGGGAACTGCTGAGGCTGTTTATTCCCCTGCTCAAGGTCTTATTTGGGCTATCGGGCCTCCTGCATATTTTACCAATTTTATTTTGG GAGGATTGTTTTTTGCAAAACCTATGAGGTCGAAGCGCTATGTGACCATGTTGGACCCATTTCAGCATCGCTATGGCAACATGTTCACCACAGTACTATTGCTTCCTGCTTTGGTAGCTGATATTTTGTGGGTTGCCTGCATCCTTGCTGCTCTGG GGGGAACAATGAGTATAATTCTTGGGCTGTCGTCTACACTCTCCATCATTATCTCGGCTGCTGTCTCCATCATCTACACTTTTTTAGGGGGTCTCTACTCTGTGGCATATACTGATATCATCCAGCTTACCTTCATCTTTTTCAGCCTG tggCTCTGTATTCCCTTTTTGATACTCTCTCCTGCTGTTACTGACATCTCACAAACAGCCTTTGTCAACCAATCAAGTGGCAACTCATGGCTAGGAGAGCTGGAGCTGGCTGATGCAGGAAAATGGGCAGATGAGCTGCTGTTATTG GCTTTAGGGGGACTGGCCTACCAAGCTCTACACCAGAGGATCCTCTCTGCAGCCTCCTCTGCTCAGGCTCAATTCACCTgttttgctgctgctgggacAATTTTTGTTATGGGAATCCCTTCAGTTATCATTGGAGCTGTGGCTGCTTCTGCAG ACTGGAACCAGACAGAGTATGGTCTACCCCCTCCCTATGAACGTGGGGAGGCAGGGAAGATCCTGCCATTGGCTCTGCATTACCTCACACCCACCTGGGTGTCAGTGTTGGGCATTGGTTCTGTGGCTGCAGCAGTTATGTCCTCCATGGACTCTGCGCTGCTGTCATCAGCATCTATGTTTACACAAAACATATACAAGACGACTTTGAggaagcag GCCTCAGAGCGGGAACTGCAGTGGGTGATCCGTGTTAGCGTGCTGTTGGTGGGCCTAGCTGGCACAGGCCTGGCCTTTGGTGGTGGCAGTGTGTTTAGTCTCTGGCTGGTAAGCGGGGATCTACTCTACTGCACACTCCTCCCGCAGCTCATCTCCGTGCTGCACTTCCACTCTGCTAATACCTACGGGGCTATCAGTGGCTTCGTAGTAGGGGTGCTGCTGCGTCTGCTGAGTGGCGAGCCATTACTTGGGATCCCTCCTCTACTCCTTTTTCCTGGCtggagagagaaggatggagttATCACACAGTACTTTCCCTACAGGACTCTGACCATGCTTGCCTCTCAGATGTGTATTATTATAGTTTCCTGGCTGATAGAACTAGGCTTTCGTCACCAATTAATTCCTCAGTCTTGGGATTTACTGGGGGTgtttgaagagaaaaaagaggaagagggggagaaaatACCTGATACTCAAGAGGCGAAGAACTTTATTCATAATACAAAACTGTAG